One region of Terricaulis silvestris genomic DNA includes:
- a CDS encoding FecR family protein — protein sequence MRHSGMLFSALSAGALLFGGPAAAQTATGDIGAAVGVRNQVTGFRTGQERPLAVGNRVFQNERISTGATGVAQLMFTDQTTLSIGPRSQVTLDRYVYDPGQGAGDVAVTFTRGAVRFVSGTQRSQSYQVRTPVATIGVRGTIVDLLFVNGRMFGILDEGALTFTLPNGQTIDLDRPGMAVEFFSNGTASRPFTWRGSYESSLGAATYPLFGNPFSEYPGFEGAYDADDQTNRTDDIYSAYRYND from the coding sequence ATGCGGCATTCAGGTATGCTTTTCAGCGCGTTAAGCGCTGGCGCGCTGCTCTTTGGCGGGCCTGCGGCGGCGCAAACCGCGACCGGCGACATTGGCGCAGCCGTTGGGGTGCGTAACCAAGTTACCGGATTTCGCACTGGGCAGGAGCGGCCGCTCGCTGTTGGCAACCGCGTCTTCCAGAACGAGCGCATCAGCACGGGCGCGACTGGCGTCGCGCAACTCATGTTCACAGATCAGACAACCTTAAGTATCGGGCCGCGGTCGCAAGTGACCCTTGACCGCTACGTTTACGATCCGGGCCAGGGCGCGGGCGATGTCGCCGTGACGTTTACACGCGGCGCCGTCCGGTTCGTTAGCGGCACGCAGCGATCGCAAAGCTACCAGGTGCGCACGCCGGTGGCGACGATCGGCGTGCGCGGCACCATCGTCGATCTGCTGTTCGTCAACGGCCGCATGTTTGGCATCCTCGACGAAGGCGCACTCACGTTCACGCTGCCAAACGGACAGACGATCGATCTCGATCGTCCAGGCATGGCAGTCGAGTTTTTCTCAAACGGCACAGCGTCGCGTCCGTTCACCTGGCGCGGCAGCTACGAGAGCTCGCTCGGCGCGGCGACGTACCCGTTGTTCGGCAATCCGTTCTCCGAGTATCCGGGCTTTGAAGGCGCATACGACGCCGACGATCAAACCAATCGCACCGACGACATCTACTCGGCCTACCGCTATAACGACTGA
- a CDS encoding DnaJ domain-containing protein produces the protein MLPILLIVAAVFALLFFVRVGGSQRVELMRRWPAVAFAGAAIVAASRGAIWPAIAFAALAALAWTWWPRIAPRLRPEVPKTTAPNPADAEARVILGVGPTATSSEIRAAYRTKMARAHPDTGGSNAEAARLTAARDRLLRKR, from the coding sequence TTGCTCCCGATTCTGCTGATCGTGGCGGCGGTGTTCGCTCTGCTGTTCTTTGTCCGCGTCGGCGGTTCCCAGCGCGTGGAACTCATGCGCCGGTGGCCGGCGGTGGCGTTCGCAGGTGCAGCAATCGTGGCGGCATCCCGTGGCGCCATCTGGCCGGCGATCGCGTTCGCCGCTCTTGCTGCTCTGGCCTGGACGTGGTGGCCGCGCATCGCACCGCGACTAAGACCGGAGGTGCCGAAAACAACAGCGCCGAACCCTGCAGATGCCGAAGCGCGCGTCATTCTGGGGGTTGGTCCAACTGCAACAAGTTCTGAAATTCGTGCAGCGTATCGCACCAAGATGGCCCGCGCGCATCCCGATACGGGTGGCTCAAATGCAGAAGCCGCGCGGCTGACGGCCGCGCGGGATCGACTGCTTCGCAAGCGCTAG
- a CDS encoding acyl-CoA carboxylase subunit beta, whose product MSWKKDIEELKQREALAEQMGGEERVARQKAIGKLTARDRVDVLLDAGSFHETGKIAGRAAYGADNEMTEFLPTPFVVGRGLIDGRPVAIQSDDFSVRGGAADAGIWQKLVFAEQMANEYRMPLVRLIDGTGGGGSVKMLEKDPRTYIPQTPGWEWVVANMASVPVVSLALGPCAGLGAGRVAASHYSVMVQGLSQVFVAGPPVAKAIGEDVDKEGLGGAEINGKNGVVDDIVGSEAEAFAAARKFLSYLPASVHEAAPRVQVNDPVDRRDATLIDVVPRDRRVPYKMRRIVDACVDAGSFFETGRQWGRGLITGFARIDGWSVAVIAGDPMFLGGAWTADVCRKLIKHVDLAQTFHLPVVHFVDCPGFAVGVKHERSAVVKLGVQAMAAVYQARVTWCSIVVRQAFGLAGSAMMNPTRLKYRYCWPSGDWGSLPMEGGIEAAYKREIEAHPEPEKRLKEIRAWAEALRSPFRTAESFYAEEIIDPRDTRPLLCEWANLAQRGAETGPSAFGMRP is encoded by the coding sequence ATGAGCTGGAAGAAGGACATCGAGGAACTGAAGCAGCGCGAGGCGCTGGCCGAACAGATGGGCGGCGAGGAGCGCGTTGCGCGGCAGAAGGCGATCGGCAAGCTCACCGCGCGTGACCGGGTGGATGTTCTGCTCGATGCCGGCAGTTTCCACGAGACGGGTAAAATTGCGGGCCGCGCGGCGTACGGCGCTGACAATGAGATGACGGAGTTTTTGCCGACGCCGTTCGTTGTCGGCCGTGGGCTGATCGATGGGCGGCCTGTCGCGATTCAGTCGGATGATTTCTCCGTGCGCGGCGGCGCGGCGGATGCGGGGATTTGGCAGAAGCTCGTGTTCGCCGAGCAGATGGCCAACGAATATCGCATGCCACTGGTGCGCTTGATCGACGGCACCGGCGGCGGCGGTTCGGTGAAGATGCTGGAGAAGGATCCGCGCACTTACATCCCGCAGACGCCGGGATGGGAATGGGTTGTCGCGAACATGGCGAGCGTGCCGGTGGTGTCGTTGGCGCTTGGACCGTGCGCTGGGCTTGGCGCGGGGCGTGTGGCGGCGAGCCATTATAGCGTGATGGTTCAGGGCTTGAGCCAGGTGTTCGTCGCGGGGCCGCCGGTGGCGAAGGCGATTGGCGAGGACGTCGACAAGGAAGGCTTGGGCGGCGCGGAGATCAACGGCAAGAACGGCGTGGTGGATGACATTGTCGGCAGCGAAGCGGAAGCGTTTGCGGCGGCGCGCAAGTTTCTCTCCTACCTGCCGGCTTCAGTGCATGAAGCAGCGCCGCGGGTGCAGGTGAACGATCCGGTTGATCGGCGCGATGCGACGTTGATCGATGTGGTGCCGCGCGATCGACGGGTGCCGTACAAGATGCGGCGCATCGTGGATGCTTGCGTCGATGCGGGTTCATTCTTTGAAACCGGGCGGCAATGGGGGCGTGGGCTCATTACAGGCTTTGCGCGCATCGATGGCTGGAGCGTCGCGGTGATCGCCGGCGATCCGATGTTTCTTGGTGGTGCGTGGACGGCGGATGTTTGCCGCAAGCTGATCAAGCACGTCGATCTGGCGCAGACGTTTCATTTGCCGGTGGTGCACTTCGTTGACTGCCCGGGCTTTGCTGTCGGCGTGAAGCATGAGCGCAGCGCGGTTGTGAAGCTTGGCGTGCAGGCGATGGCGGCTGTGTATCAGGCGCGCGTGACGTGGTGCTCGATCGTGGTGCGACAGGCGTTTGGCTTGGCGGGGTCGGCGATGATGAATCCGACGCGGCTTAAGTATCGCTATTGCTGGCCGAGCGGCGATTGGGGTTCGCTGCCGATGGAGGGCGGCATTGAGGCGGCTTACAAGCGCGAGATTGAGGCGCATCCGGAGCCGGAGAAGCGGCTGAAGGAAATCCGCGCTTGGGCTGAGGCGTTGCGTTCGCCGTTTCGCACGGCGGAGAGTTTTTACGCGGAGGAGATTATCGACCCGCGCGACACGCGGCCGTTGCTGTGTGAGTGGGCGAACTTGGCGCAGCGTGGTGCGGAGACTGGGCCGAGTGCGTTTGGGATGCGGCCATAG
- the clpA gene encoding ATP-dependent Clp protease ATP-binding subunit ClpA, producing the protein MATFSRTLEHTLRRALSLANEHQHEFVTLEHLLLSLIDDDDAAGVMHACKVDLDKLRTNLDSYLETELDSLVVPNRDHEEPRPTAGFQRVLQRAMLHVDSSGGREVTGANVLVALFSERESHAAYFLQEQDMTRYDAVNFIAHGLPKRAGAAQPRPVRGAQEGEDGERVVKQGSEALAAYCVNLNKKAKEGKIDPLIGREPEVLRAIQILCRRQKNNPLLVGDPGVGKTAIAEGLARKINEKQVPEVLADATIFSLDMGSLLAGTRYRGDFEERLKSVMKELENHANAILFIDEIHTVIGAGATSGGAMDASNLLKPALQSGQLRCMGSTTYKEYRQHFEKDRALARRFQKIDVNEPSIPDTIKILHGLKPYFEEYHKVKYTDEAIKAAVELSARHMGDRKLPDKAIDVIDETGASMMLMPANLRKQMIDVTEIEEVVSRMARIPAKSVSKDDSEMLASLPGDLKRVVFGQDSAIEQLTAAIKMARAGLREPQKPIGCYLFAGPTGVGKTEVARALANIMGIELLRFDMSEYMERHTVSRLIGAPPGYVGYDQGGLLTDGVDQHPHSVLLLDEIEKAHPDLFNILLQVMDHGSLTDANGKKVDFRNVILIMTTNAGAADAAKQGIGFGRGKNEQENEEAIKRLFSPEFRNRLDASIHFNGLPPEVVRNVVQKFIIQLEAQLSERNVQIEITDRAADWIATRGYDESFGARPLARLIQEHVKKPMADELLFGKLKNGGIVKIDVDPADKDKLKFAYSQESRGLLSNFGRKPEKA; encoded by the coding sequence ATGGCGACTTTCTCCCGCACGCTCGAACACACGCTTCGCCGTGCGCTCTCGCTCGCGAACGAACATCAGCACGAGTTCGTCACGCTTGAGCATTTGCTGCTGTCGCTGATCGATGACGACGATGCGGCGGGCGTGATGCACGCCTGCAAGGTCGATCTCGACAAGCTGCGCACCAACCTCGACTCCTATCTCGAGACCGAGCTCGACAGCCTCGTGGTCCCAAACCGCGACCACGAAGAGCCGCGCCCGACCGCCGGCTTCCAACGCGTGCTGCAGCGCGCGATGCTGCACGTCGATTCAAGCGGCGGTCGCGAAGTGACCGGCGCCAACGTGCTCGTCGCCCTGTTCAGCGAACGCGAGAGCCACGCCGCCTACTTCCTGCAAGAGCAGGACATGACCCGCTACGACGCGGTGAACTTCATCGCCCACGGCCTGCCGAAGCGCGCGGGCGCCGCACAGCCGCGACCCGTGCGCGGCGCGCAAGAAGGCGAAGACGGCGAGCGCGTGGTGAAGCAGGGCTCTGAGGCGCTGGCCGCTTACTGCGTCAACCTCAACAAGAAGGCCAAGGAAGGCAAAATCGACCCACTCATTGGTCGCGAGCCGGAAGTGCTGCGCGCGATCCAGATTCTGTGCCGCCGCCAGAAGAACAACCCGTTGCTGGTCGGCGATCCGGGCGTGGGCAAGACGGCGATCGCCGAGGGCCTCGCGCGTAAGATCAACGAGAAGCAAGTGCCGGAAGTTCTGGCCGACGCCACCATCTTCTCGCTCGACATGGGGTCGCTGCTCGCCGGCACGCGCTATCGCGGCGACTTCGAAGAGCGCCTGAAGAGCGTGATGAAGGAGCTGGAGAACCACGCCAACGCGATCCTGTTCATCGACGAAATCCACACCGTGATTGGCGCAGGCGCGACCAGCGGCGGCGCGATGGATGCGTCGAACTTGCTGAAGCCGGCGCTGCAAAGCGGCCAGCTCCGCTGCATGGGCTCGACCACCTACAAGGAGTATCGCCAGCACTTCGAGAAGGATCGCGCTTTAGCGCGGCGTTTCCAGAAGATCGACGTCAACGAGCCGTCGATCCCGGATACGATCAAGATACTCCACGGTCTGAAGCCCTACTTCGAAGAATATCACAAGGTGAAGTACACCGACGAAGCCATCAAAGCCGCGGTGGAACTCTCCGCGCGCCACATGGGCGACCGCAAGCTGCCGGATAAAGCGATCGACGTGATCGACGAAACCGGCGCGTCGATGATGCTGATGCCCGCAAACCTGCGGAAGCAGATGATCGACGTCACCGAAATTGAAGAAGTCGTCTCGCGCATGGCGCGGATACCGGCGAAGTCGGTGTCGAAAGACGACAGCGAAATGCTCGCCTCACTCCCGGGCGATCTGAAGCGCGTGGTGTTCGGCCAGGACAGCGCCATCGAGCAGCTCACCGCCGCCATCAAGATGGCGCGCGCGGGTCTGCGGGAACCGCAAAAGCCGATCGGCTGCTACCTGTTCGCAGGCCCCACCGGCGTCGGTAAAACCGAAGTCGCACGCGCGCTCGCGAACATAATGGGCATCGAGCTGCTGCGCTTCGACATGTCCGAATACATGGAGCGCCACACGGTCAGCCGTCTCATCGGCGCGCCTCCGGGCTATGTCGGCTACGATCAGGGTGGCCTGCTGACCGACGGCGTCGATCAGCATCCGCACTCGGTGCTGTTGCTCGACGAAATCGAGAAGGCGCACCCGGACCTGTTCAACATCCTGCTCCAAGTGATGGACCACGGCTCGCTCACCGACGCGAACGGTAAGAAGGTCGATTTCAGGAACGTCATCCTGATCATGACCACCAACGCCGGCGCGGCGGATGCGGCCAAGCAAGGCATTGGTTTCGGCCGCGGCAAAAACGAACAAGAGAACGAAGAGGCGATCAAGCGTCTGTTCTCGCCGGAATTCCGCAATCGCCTCGATGCGTCGATCCACTTCAACGGCTTGCCGCCGGAAGTCGTCCGCAACGTCGTGCAGAAGTTCATCATCCAGCTCGAAGCGCAGTTGTCGGAACGCAACGTGCAGATCGAAATCACCGATCGCGCGGCCGATTGGATCGCGACGCGTGGTTACGACGAAAGCTTCGGCGCACGGCCCCTGGCGCGCCTGATTCAAGAGCACGTCAAGAAGCCGATGGCCGACGAACTCTTGTTCGGGAAGCTGAAGAACGGCGGCATCGTCAAGATCGACGTCGACCCTGCCGACAAGGACAAGCTCAAGTTCGCTTACAGCCAGGAGTCGCGCGGACTCCTGAGCAATTTCGGACGCAAACCGGAAAAGGCGTAG
- a CDS encoding D-alanyl-D-alanine carboxypeptidase family protein, with protein MKSAGLFKVRIVVGALAAAVALGAAVPAMAQDRYSAIVMDARTNEVLLEDQADAGRYPASLTKMMTLYMIFEALERGDITMDTRWTASRNASRQPPSRLGLACSRRRGCDSITVEQAIRALVVQSANDVATLTAERLGGSEARFAANMTARARELGLTETRFANASGLPDTRHRTTARDMATLSQALWRDFPEHYHVFQTPSFAWRRTSGRNHNRLLGQIEGVDGIKTGYTRASGFNLATMAERDGRRVIVVVLGGESAAARDAQVAYLIEGAYQEFARRADPNAATFASLPSRRLDVQLAPSAVTASAPSSPGSPYATYQGMVVETLSPVRTPLEPIGQGDEGEDSTEESE; from the coding sequence ATGAAGTCAGCGGGTTTGTTTAAGGTGCGGATTGTGGTCGGTGCTCTGGCCGCCGCCGTAGCCCTGGGGGCCGCTGTGCCTGCCATGGCGCAGGATCGCTATTCGGCGATCGTCATGGATGCGCGCACCAACGAGGTGCTGCTCGAGGACCAGGCCGACGCGGGCCGCTATCCAGCGTCCCTGACCAAGATGATGACGCTCTACATGATCTTCGAAGCGCTCGAGCGCGGCGACATCACAATGGATACCCGCTGGACGGCATCGCGCAACGCCTCCCGTCAACCGCCCTCTCGGCTTGGCCTCGCCTGCAGCCGCCGGCGTGGTTGTGACTCCATCACCGTCGAACAGGCCATCCGTGCGCTGGTCGTGCAGTCCGCGAACGATGTCGCTACGCTGACGGCTGAGCGCCTCGGCGGCTCCGAGGCGCGCTTCGCCGCCAACATGACGGCGCGCGCCCGCGAACTCGGCCTGACCGAAACCCGATTTGCGAACGCCAGCGGTCTGCCGGACACCCGTCACCGCACCACGGCGCGAGATATGGCTACGCTGTCGCAAGCGCTCTGGCGTGATTTTCCTGAGCATTACCATGTATTCCAAACGCCGAGCTTTGCTTGGCGTCGGACTTCGGGCCGCAATCACAACCGCCTCCTCGGCCAGATCGAAGGCGTTGACGGCATCAAGACCGGCTACACCCGCGCCTCAGGCTTCAACCTTGCCACCATGGCCGAGCGCGACGGCCGCCGCGTGATCGTGGTCGTGCTTGGCGGTGAATCCGCCGCGGCCCGTGACGCGCAGGTCGCTTACCTGATCGAAGGCGCCTACCAAGAATTCGCCCGCCGCGCAGATCCGAACGCGGCTACGTTCGCCAGCCTGCCGAGCCGCCGGCTCGACGTCCAGCTCGCGCCCAGCGCGGTCACCGCCAGCGCTCCTTCATCGCCTGGTTCGCCCTATGCGACCTATCAGGGCATGGTCGTCGAAACGCTCTCGCCGGTGCGTACGCCGCTTGAGCCGATCGGCCAAGGCGACGAAGGCGAAGACAGCACCGAAGAGTCCGAGTAA
- a CDS encoding division plane positioning ATPase MipZ: MSLAYAPEHTPAPRQAHVIVVGNQKGGAGKSTVAMHIIVALMRMGRRTGVLDLDVRQRSLTRYIENRGRWIASRGAQLASPQILELHESRDRSLDAAEASDESGFHAALRRLSETCDFVVIDSPGGDSYLARVAHSWADTLVTPLNDSFVDFDLLGDIDPDCADIVRPSIYSELVWESRKKKALAVRTPIDWVVLRNRTSASKIEAKNKQKVGQALNTLSNRIGFRMAPGLSERVIYRELFPQGLTLLDLDADGGEGAMKMAHLAARQELRDLFITLKLPGLDGEPLKF; the protein is encoded by the coding sequence ATGAGCCTCGCCTACGCCCCCGAACACACACCCGCGCCGCGCCAGGCGCATGTGATCGTCGTCGGCAACCAAAAGGGCGGGGCCGGCAAGTCGACTGTCGCGATGCATATTATCGTCGCGCTGATGCGCATGGGCCGGCGCACCGGCGTGCTGGACCTCGACGTCCGCCAGCGCTCGTTGACGCGCTACATCGAAAACCGCGGCCGCTGGATCGCCTCGCGCGGCGCGCAGCTGGCGTCGCCACAGATTTTGGAATTGCACGAAAGTCGCGATCGTTCGCTCGATGCGGCCGAAGCCTCCGACGAAAGCGGCTTTCACGCAGCTTTGCGGCGCTTGAGCGAAACCTGCGATTTCGTCGTGATCGACTCTCCCGGCGGCGACTCTTACTTGGCGCGCGTCGCGCATTCCTGGGCCGATACGCTGGTGACACCCCTCAACGACAGCTTCGTCGATTTCGATCTGCTCGGCGACATCGATCCAGACTGCGCCGACATCGTGCGCCCTTCGATCTATAGCGAATTGGTCTGGGAGAGCCGCAAGAAGAAGGCGCTCGCCGTGCGCACGCCGATCGACTGGGTCGTGCTGCGCAACCGGACCTCCGCGTCGAAGATCGAAGCCAAGAACAAGCAAAAGGTCGGTCAGGCGTTGAACACGCTGTCCAACCGGATCGGCTTCCGCATGGCCCCCGGTCTGAGCGAACGTGTGATCTACCGCGAACTCTTCCCGCAGGGCCTGACCCTGCTGGATCTCGACGCTGATGGCGGCGAGGGGGCGATGAAAATGGCTCACTTGGCTGCCCGCCAGGAACTCCGCGACCTCTTCATCACCCTAAAGTTGCCTGGCCTAGACGGCGAACCGCTGAAGTTCTGA
- a CDS encoding nitroreductase: MQFDDVILGRRSIRGYKPDPVPKALIEEIIALAMRAPSSMNTQPWNFYVISGEPLNRIRTGNTERMVTGVPQSREFRIGPPFANQHRERQIGVAKQLFAAMGIARDDTEKRQDWVLRGFRQFDAPVCVIVTYDRVLDGSDDTPFDCGAVTNALVNAAWSRGLGAVINSQGIMQSPVVREHAGIADDQVIMKSIALGWPDESFPANSVVSERKRVDEATVFVGFES, from the coding sequence GTGCAGTTTGACGACGTGATCCTGGGGCGCCGGAGCATCCGCGGCTACAAGCCCGATCCCGTGCCCAAAGCGTTGATCGAAGAAATCATCGCCCTCGCGATGCGCGCGCCTTCGTCCATGAACACGCAGCCGTGGAATTTTTACGTCATCAGCGGTGAGCCGCTGAACCGCATCCGCACCGGCAACACCGAGCGCATGGTGACAGGCGTCCCGCAATCGCGCGAATTCCGCATCGGTCCTCCGTTCGCCAATCAGCACCGCGAGCGCCAGATTGGCGTTGCCAAACAATTGTTCGCCGCGATGGGCATCGCGCGCGATGATACCGAGAAGCGCCAGGATTGGGTGCTGCGCGGCTTTCGACAGTTCGATGCGCCGGTGTGCGTGATCGTGACATACGACCGCGTGCTCGACGGCAGCGACGATACGCCATTCGATTGCGGCGCCGTGACCAACGCGCTGGTGAACGCAGCCTGGTCACGCGGCCTCGGCGCCGTGATCAACAGCCAGGGCATCATGCAGTCGCCGGTCGTGCGCGAGCACGCAGGCATCGCCGACGATCAGGTCATCATGAAAAGCATCGCGCTGGGATGGCCCGATGAGAGCTTTCCGGCAAACTCGGTCGTGTCCGAACGCAAGCGCGTAGATGAGGCGACCGTGTTTGTCGGGTTCGAGAGCTAG
- a CDS encoding phasin family protein — translation MATAKTATKAAKSATEAFETFTSTSSETVRENMERAQAALSEASSFGKQNVEAWVASAAVAQKGFETISARTVAFQKEALEKNVAAAKALMTSKSVQEFVEKQNDFAKSSFEAYVAELTSVSELFQGVAKEAFAPINDRVNAVGQLIQTAQR, via the coding sequence ATGGCCACCGCCAAAACCGCCACGAAGGCCGCCAAGTCGGCCACCGAAGCTTTCGAGACCTTCACCTCGACGTCGAGCGAAACGGTCCGTGAAAACATGGAACGCGCCCAAGCCGCTCTGTCGGAAGCCTCGTCTTTCGGCAAGCAGAACGTCGAAGCTTGGGTTGCTTCGGCCGCCGTCGCCCAAAAGGGCTTCGAAACCATCTCCGCCCGCACCGTCGCTTTCCAAAAGGAAGCACTCGAGAAGAACGTCGCCGCCGCCAAGGCGCTGATGACCTCGAAGTCGGTGCAAGAGTTCGTCGAGAAGCAAAACGACTTCGCGAAGTCCTCGTTCGAGGCTTATGTCGCGGAACTCACGTCGGTTTCTGAACTCTTCCAAGGCGTCGCCAAGGAAGCCTTCGCGCCGATCAACGATCGCGTGAACGCTGTTGGCCAGCTGATCCAAACGGCTCAGCGCTAA
- the clpS gene encoding ATP-dependent Clp protease adapter ClpS — MSDENWNDEGEGDGGADGRTGTKTLTRTKKPSLYRVLILNDDYTPMEFVVYVLERFFNKTREEATTIMLHVHQNGVGVCGIFTYEVAETKVAQVLDLARRSEHPLQCTMEKE; from the coding sequence ATGAGCGACGAAAACTGGAACGACGAGGGCGAGGGCGACGGTGGGGCCGATGGCCGTACCGGAACCAAGACGCTTACGCGGACCAAGAAGCCGTCCCTATATCGGGTGCTGATACTGAACGACGACTACACGCCCATGGAATTCGTGGTCTACGTTCTCGAGCGCTTCTTCAACAAGACCCGCGAAGAAGCCACGACGATCATGCTGCACGTCCACCAGAACGGCGTCGGCGTGTGTGGAATTTTCACGTACGAGGTCGCTGAGACGAAGGTCGCTCAGGTTCTCGATCTCGCGCGGCGGTCCGAGCACCCGCTGCAATGCACGATGGAAAAGGAATAA
- a CDS encoding HIT family protein, which translates to MSLSGTYDDNNLFAKILRGEVPAVKVYEDDTVMAFMDIFPQARGHVLVVPKGVRARNLLELPESKVGQLMWHVQRITKAVVKTLKPDGVTVTQFNGEDAGQTIFHLHFHIIPRYAGVRLAGHGHSNRADIPELEKIAKEIAAAL; encoded by the coding sequence ATGAGCCTTAGCGGAACTTACGACGACAACAACCTGTTCGCGAAGATTCTGCGCGGTGAGGTGCCGGCGGTGAAGGTCTATGAGGATGACACCGTGATGGCGTTCATGGACATCTTCCCGCAAGCGCGCGGCCACGTGCTCGTCGTGCCGAAGGGCGTCAGAGCGCGCAACTTGTTGGAGTTGCCGGAAAGCAAAGTCGGGCAATTAATGTGGCACGTGCAGCGCATCACCAAGGCCGTGGTGAAGACGCTGAAGCCCGACGGCGTCACGGTCACGCAGTTCAACGGCGAAGACGCCGGCCAGACCATCTTCCACCTGCACTTCCACATCATCCCGCGCTACGCGGGCGTGCGGCTGGCGGGGCACGGGCACTCGAACCGAGCGGATATTCCGGAGTTGGAGAAGATCGCGAAGGAAATTGCCGCGGCGCTGTAG
- the panC gene encoding pantoate--beta-alanine ligase — translation MAQSILPAVRDVTALRDAVRAWRKAGLRVGLVPTMGALHEGHLSLVRAAKERCDRVVASLFVNPRQFAPHEDFERYPRDEGGDSQMLAGAGCDLLFAPERGVMYPEGFATSVIVADVSVPLEGDFRPHFFGGVATVVTKLLLQCLPDVALFGEKDYQQLLVIKKLARDLDIPVEILGCPTVREHDGLAMSSRNAYLSEDERRIAGRLNLILHDAIKAVRHGAPIADAEAEASRHLTAAGFTVVDYVAIRHAETLAPVSDASSARILAAAWLGKTRLIDNMAV, via the coding sequence ATGGCCCAGTCCATCCTTCCCGCTGTTCGCGATGTTACCGCGCTACGCGACGCTGTACGCGCTTGGCGGAAAGCCGGGCTCCGCGTTGGCCTCGTTCCGACCATGGGCGCGCTGCACGAAGGACACCTCTCTCTCGTGCGCGCCGCCAAGGAACGCTGCGATCGCGTCGTCGCCAGCCTGTTCGTGAACCCGCGCCAGTTCGCGCCGCATGAAGATTTTGAGCGCTATCCCCGCGACGAAGGCGGCGACTCCCAGATGCTCGCGGGCGCGGGCTGCGATCTACTGTTCGCGCCCGAGCGCGGCGTGATGTACCCGGAGGGCTTCGCCACCAGCGTTATCGTCGCCGATGTTTCGGTGCCGCTCGAAGGCGATTTCCGTCCGCACTTCTTCGGCGGCGTCGCCACGGTGGTGACGAAGCTGCTGCTGCAATGCCTGCCCGACGTCGCGCTGTTCGGCGAGAAGGACTACCAGCAGCTGCTCGTCATCAAGAAACTCGCGCGCGATCTCGACATTCCCGTTGAGATCCTCGGCTGCCCCACCGTGCGCGAGCACGACGGCCTCGCCATGTCATCGCGCAATGCGTACTTGAGCGAAGATGAACGCCGCATCGCTGGCCGGCTCAATCTCATCCTGCACGACGCCATCAAGGCCGTGCGCCACGGCGCGCCGATCGCGGACGCGGAAGCGGAAGCATCACGCCACCTCACCGCAGCAGGCTTCACTGTCGTCGACTATGTCGCCATCCGCCACGCCGAGACATTGGCGCCGGTGAGCGATGCGTCGAGCGCGCGCATCCTTGCCGCCGCCTGGCTCGGCAAGACGCGGCTGATCGACAACATGGCGGTTTAA
- a CDS encoding cupin domain-containing protein has product MLLRPQIFASIFALAACATASAQIAPLPMALCAGWEGERVCEQLHEDAQIRVLRCTFPPGVGHDMHYHPPHFGYVVSGESVMRITTAAGVRETPVRTGGSFSNDAEIQHAALNIGAETTTYLIVEKKYADVRAPEAVAPGLCAH; this is encoded by the coding sequence ATGCTCCTGCGGCCTCAGATATTCGCCTCGATCTTCGCGCTCGCCGCCTGCGCCACCGCGTCAGCGCAAATCGCGCCGCTGCCCATGGCGCTCTGCGCTGGTTGGGAAGGCGAGCGCGTCTGCGAGCAATTGCACGAGGACGCACAGATCCGCGTTCTACGTTGCACGTTCCCGCCCGGCGTCGGCCACGACATGCACTACCACCCGCCGCACTTCGGCTACGTCGTCTCCGGCGAAAGCGTGATGCGGATCACGACGGCGGCTGGCGTGCGAGAAACGCCCGTGCGTACGGGCGGCTCGTTCTCCAACGACGCAGAAATCCAGCACGCCGCGCTAAATATCGGCGCGGAGACCACGACGTATCTGATCGTTGAGAAGAAATACGCCGACGTGCGCGCGCCGGAAGCCGTCGCGCCAGGATTATGCGCACACTAA